The following proteins come from a genomic window of Thermoproteus sp.:
- a CDS encoding NADH-quinone oxidoreductase subunit L: protein MNAEYIFLTIFLPLIASIITLFLPKEKAKAWTVVAGAFLAAVFSILAYKPGASGLYAETYSIPWIPQLGLYISLHLDQFSGVMGMLVAWLVFFIVLYSVKYMEGDYRPGWYWFFMGFFATSMLIITYADNLWFLLAGWEGVGLASWALIGHWYKDDEPDVKWVGHPGDRVALVDYFWPPSKAGLRAILTIRVGDSAFLVALAYIFAAAGTVQLSGLFQIGAKALGLLPLLFFLMGPLTKSAQFPFTEWLLTAMTGPTSVSALIHAATMVNAGVYLLIITAPIFASAPGASVYFSVVLVIGALTAILSSIIALTVDEFKLVLAGSTAANLGIIAAAAGGAGLLGLSGGNAVLIAALWVAFLQIVGHAISKAPLFMGYGAVIHETNTKYLGAVGRLRHYMGITSIALILAMLSLVGTPPFAGFFTKEAAVENIAAGFDAIGVAGAFVAGLIAFLAPLYGLRLIGLSLIHGPEPKEHIHEAHPIMWIPYATLAIATIGVGGYFAYIYADRIADFVTSPGFLAFLAGFVIALALYVARPGVKSRALTPLWKIGYRRFYIPWLYDGLVYWIYYHLANAVYWVIDRGIFDNLYHVALPAAFGRMSAAFRRLQTGSLSWYLLFAIVGTLILILLATS, encoded by the coding sequence GGCCTACAAGCCCGGCGCCTCTGGGCTCTACGCCGAGACCTACTCGATCCCCTGGATACCGCAGTTGGGCCTATACATATCGCTACATTTGGACCAATTCAGCGGCGTCATGGGCATGCTCGTGGCTTGGCTGGTCTTCTTCATAGTGCTCTACAGCGTCAAGTACATGGAGGGCGACTACAGGCCGGGCTGGTATTGGTTCTTCATGGGCTTCTTCGCGACCTCTATGCTCATAATCACCTACGCCGACAACCTCTGGTTCCTGCTCGCCGGCTGGGAGGGCGTTGGTCTGGCCTCTTGGGCCTTAATAGGGCATTGGTATAAAGACGACGAGCCCGACGTCAAGTGGGTCGGCCACCCCGGCGATAGGGTGGCCCTTGTGGACTACTTCTGGCCGCCCTCCAAGGCAGGGCTGAGGGCCATATTGACCATTAGGGTGGGCGACTCGGCCTTCTTGGTGGCGCTGGCCTACATCTTCGCCGCGGCGGGCACGGTCCAGCTGTCGGGCCTCTTCCAGATAGGCGCGAAGGCGCTGGGCCTCCTGCCCCTCCTCTTCTTCCTCATGGGGCCCCTCACGAAGTCGGCCCAGTTCCCCTTCACGGAGTGGCTTTTGACCGCCATGACCGGCCCCACTAGCGTCTCCGCGTTGATACACGCCGCGACTATGGTCAACGCCGGCGTCTACCTCTTGATAATCACGGCGCCTATATTCGCCTCGGCGCCCGGCGCGAGCGTCTACTTCTCCGTCGTGTTGGTAATAGGCGCGTTGACTGCGATACTGTCGTCCATAATCGCCCTGACGGTAGACGAGTTCAAACTGGTCCTGGCCGGCTCTACGGCGGCCAATTTGGGCATAATCGCGGCCGCGGCGGGGGGCGCCGGCCTCTTGGGCCTTTCAGGCGGCAACGCCGTGCTTATAGCCGCGTTGTGGGTGGCCTTCCTCCAGATAGTGGGCCACGCCATATCTAAAGCCCCTCTGTTCATGGGCTACGGAGCCGTCATACACGAGACCAACACCAAATACCTAGGCGCGGTCGGTAGGCTCCGCCACTATATGGGCATAACGTCGATCGCCCTAATTCTAGCCATGTTGTCGCTGGTGGGAACCCCGCCGTTCGCAGGCTTCTTCACCAAGGAGGCCGCGGTGGAGAACATAGCGGCTGGCTTCGACGCAATTGGCGTCGCCGGCGCCTTCGTGGCGGGCCTCATAGCCTTCTTGGCGCCTCTATACGGCTTGAGGCTCATAGGCCTCTCTCTGATACACGGCCCCGAGCCGAAAGAACACATACATGAGGCCCACCCCATCATGTGGATTCCATACGCCACCCTCGCGATTGCGACTATAGGCGTGGGCGGATATTTCGCCTATATCTACGCGGACAGGATAGCCGACTTCGTCACCTCGCCGGGCTTTTTGGCGTTTCTAGCGGGCTTCGTGATCGCCCTCGCGCTCTATGTGGCCAGGCCCGGGGTCAAGTCGAGGGCCTTGACGCCGCTCTGGAAGATAGGCTATAGGAGGTTCTACATCCCCTGGCTGTACGACGGCCTCGTCTATTGGATATACTACCATCTGGCCAACGCCGTCTATTGGGTCATAGACCGCGGGATCTTCGACAATTTGTACCACGTGGCGCTCCCCGCGGCCTTCGGCAGGATGTCGGCCGCCTTCAGGAGACTACAGACGGGCAGCCTCAGTTGGTACCTACTCTTCGCCATAGTTGGGACTTTAATACTGATCCTCTTGGCGACATCATGA
- a CDS encoding proton-conducting transporter membrane subunit, with the protein MIDPFFLVVLIFAALAPLTLKVDGRYLAAAMGVALFALAIFVPQAAFFFALFGVLAIALALDWPYGGLGLALGLSATSTALAAYAYYRAATEPTNALNYAFAGLAALALATASIYGLLASGREKENVEGALKYLIFSAVGKTLMVLGFALAVYVAPLLGWMVMAFGFIFELGLVPAHLWMVDAFALSTPRGVAALAIFGELTPLLVLLTLIQVVPMPKSAAFALLVVSLASMTFANIAGLTARTFGRTLAYSSIAHMSYAISAVSLVYYFGNKTLVLPLVGTAPALYVASLVLVLEGLTSGLAKAGIFGSLTVRHADVVPERRVLSNSLNVLSLLGLPPLLGFWPKLLLILLALALGQVGVAVVIILNSALATPYYLRVLRQLVEAAGPSADNATSVLTASLSVILGVAIPAVLLALIP; encoded by the coding sequence ATGATCGACCCCTTCTTCCTCGTGGTGTTGATATTCGCCGCGTTGGCGCCGCTCACACTTAAGGTGGACGGCCGCTACCTCGCCGCCGCGATGGGCGTAGCCCTCTTCGCCCTGGCCATATTCGTCCCGCAGGCGGCTTTCTTCTTCGCCCTATTTGGAGTTTTAGCCATAGCGCTGGCTTTGGACTGGCCCTACGGGGGGCTGGGACTCGCCTTGGGCCTATCGGCCACTTCGACCGCGCTGGCCGCCTACGCCTACTATAGGGCCGCCACAGAGCCGACAAACGCGTTGAACTACGCCTTCGCGGGGCTCGCCGCGTTGGCGCTCGCCACAGCGAGCATATACGGACTTCTGGCCTCGGGGAGGGAGAAGGAGAACGTCGAGGGTGCCCTCAAGTACCTCATATTCTCGGCTGTGGGCAAGACCTTGATGGTGCTTGGCTTCGCGTTGGCCGTCTACGTCGCGCCTCTCCTCGGCTGGATGGTCATGGCCTTCGGCTTCATATTCGAACTGGGCCTAGTGCCGGCCCACCTCTGGATGGTCGACGCCTTCGCGTTGTCGACACCTAGGGGCGTCGCCGCCTTGGCCATATTCGGCGAGCTCACCCCACTGTTGGTCCTACTGACCTTGATCCAGGTGGTGCCCATGCCCAAGTCTGCGGCCTTCGCCCTCCTGGTCGTCTCGTTGGCCTCTATGACCTTCGCCAACATAGCGGGCCTCACTGCGAGGACCTTCGGGAGGACTCTAGCCTATTCCTCCATCGCCCATATGTCCTACGCCATCTCCGCAGTCAGTCTCGTCTACTATTTCGGAAACAAGACGTTGGTATTGCCGCTGGTGGGCACGGCCCCGGCCCTCTACGTGGCCTCCCTCGTGTTGGTGTTGGAGGGCTTGACGTCTGGCTTGGCCAAGGCCGGCATATTCGGGTCCCTCACAGTTAGGCATGCCGATGTGGTGCCCGAGAGGCGTGTCCTCTCCAACTCGCTGAATGTGCTCTCGCTCTTGGGCCTCCCGCCGCTTCTAGGCTTCTGGCCCAAACTGCTCCTCATCCTCCTGGCGCTAGCCCTAGGCCAGGTGGGCGTCGCGGTCGTTATTATACTCAACAGCGCCTTGGCGACCCCCTACTACTTGAGGGTATTGAGACAGCTGGTGGAGGCGGCGGGGCCCTCGGCCGACAACGCCACTTCGGTCCTCACGGCAAGTCTCTCCGTCATATTGGGCGTGGCGATACCGGCGGTGCTCCTCGCATTGATTCCTTAA
- a CDS encoding MFS transporter, which yields MAREAKLLAAAGVGWMLDAMDVLLLSYILAAAAAELRLTAADKSLVILANNLGMLAGAFIFGRLADVVGRRPVFMATLAIYSIGTGLTALASSALYLAAIRVMTGLGLGGELPVVASLISELSPTRHRGRNVVILESFWSVGSILAAALAYFVFTRFGWRAPLLFLSATALYALALRTTVPESPYWLYYRDPQRALAIAQTYGVSLGRPERHSVKELLSSYRAQTLVLWASWLLLAFGYYGAFLWLPSIIASRGYSLVNTFEYTLVMSLAQLPGYLTAAYLIEKIGRRLSLLLFFLGSAVSAAAFATAQTTLWLLAAGVALNFFNLGVWGLIYAYTPESYPSDLRATGMGSSGSMARIGMIVGPLLPPLLNFQGALMAYSAAWLASAIIIYLFGKETKNIKIE from the coding sequence ATGGCTCGAGAGGCCAAACTCTTGGCGGCGGCCGGCGTTGGGTGGATGTTAGACGCCATGGACGTCCTGCTTCTCTCTTACATACTCGCCGCGGCGGCAGCCGAATTAAGACTCACAGCGGCCGACAAGAGCCTAGTGATACTGGCGAACAATCTGGGGATGTTGGCGGGCGCCTTTATATTCGGGAGGCTGGCCGACGTGGTGGGGAGGCGCCCCGTCTTCATGGCCACCCTCGCCATTTACAGCATAGGCACAGGCCTCACGGCGCTGGCCAGCTCCGCCCTATACCTAGCCGCAATCCGCGTCATGACGGGGCTGGGCCTCGGCGGCGAGTTGCCGGTAGTCGCCTCTCTGATCTCTGAGCTCTCGCCGACTAGACATAGGGGGAGGAACGTAGTGATCCTCGAAAGCTTTTGGTCTGTAGGCTCCATACTTGCGGCCGCCCTGGCCTATTTCGTATTCACTAGATTCGGCTGGAGGGCCCCCCTCCTATTCCTCTCGGCCACTGCCCTCTACGCCCTCGCCTTGAGGACGACAGTGCCCGAGTCGCCCTATTGGCTCTACTATAGAGACCCCCAGAGGGCCCTCGCCATAGCCCAGACCTACGGCGTCTCTCTGGGGCGCCCCGAGAGGCACTCCGTAAAGGAGCTCCTTTCGAGCTATAGGGCCCAGACTTTGGTGCTCTGGGCCTCTTGGCTACTACTGGCCTTCGGCTACTACGGCGCCTTCCTGTGGCTCCCCTCGATTATAGCCAGTAGGGGCTACAGCCTCGTGAACACTTTCGAATATACGCTGGTCATGTCTCTGGCGCAACTGCCGGGCTACCTAACCGCCGCATATCTAATTGAGAAGATCGGGAGGCGCCTCAGCCTCCTCCTCTTCTTCTTGGGCTCAGCCGTATCTGCCGCGGCCTTCGCGACCGCGCAGACGACCCTCTGGCTCCTCGCCGCCGGCGTCGCCCTCAACTTCTTCAACTTGGGGGTCTGGGGCCTGATATACGCATATACGCCCGAGTCCTACCCCTCAGACCTGCGGGCGACCGGCATGGGCAGTAGCGGATCTATGGCGAGAATAGGCATGATCGTGGGGCCGTTGCTCCCGCCGCTCCTCAACTTCCAGGGGGCCCTCATGGCCTACTCCGCGGCGTGGCTGGCATCCGCCATAATAATATATCTATTTGGAAAAGAAACTAAAAACATAAAAATCGAATAA
- a CDS encoding nucleoside-diphosphate kinase, giving the protein MIERTLVIVKPDAVKRGLIGEIISRLERAGLKIVAAKMVWATREQMEGFYPSDEGWLRSVGNKTLNSYREMGIDAKAELGTDDPVEIGKMVKRWLVDYMTETPILLLVVEGNHAVSVVRKLVGATLPYKAEPGTIRGDFSADSPDLANREKRSIRNLVHASDSPEEARREIAYWFKESEIYSY; this is encoded by the coding sequence ATGATCGAAAGGACTCTGGTAATTGTAAAGCCCGACGCCGTCAAGAGGGGCCTCATCGGCGAGATAATTTCCAGACTCGAGAGGGCTGGGCTCAAAATAGTGGCGGCTAAGATGGTGTGGGCCACTAGGGAGCAGATGGAGGGGTTCTACCCCAGCGACGAGGGCTGGCTGAGGAGCGTGGGCAACAAGACTCTCAACAGCTATAGGGAGATGGGGATAGACGCCAAGGCTGAGCTCGGCACAGACGACCCGGTGGAGATAGGGAAGATGGTCAAGAGGTGGCTTGTGGACTATATGACCGAGACGCCGATACTCCTCTTAGTGGTCGAGGGGAACCACGCCGTGAGCGTAGTGAGGAAGCTGGTGGGGGCCACCTTGCCCTATAAGGCGGAGCCCGGCACGATAAGGGGCGATTTCTCCGCCGACAGTCCCGACCTCGCCAATAGGGAGAAGAGGTCCATTAGGAATTTGGTCCACGCCAGCGACAGCCCCGAGGAGGCTAGGCGGGAGATAGCCTATTGGTTTAAGGAGTCGGAGATATATAGCTACTAG
- a CDS encoding MFS transporter has translation MRFVIAASSIGTLIEWYDFFAYASLSSFIAAMFFPRGNPVAALIYTWLVFATGFAVRPIGAFLFGHFGDRAGRKSTFLATLVLMGLSTAAMGLIPTYAQIGIAATALLAAFRILQGVALGGEYGGAVTYVMEHVPEGRRAFYTGFVAATPPLGLGLSSFTVVASASLLPQAAFNAWGWRVPFLFALVLTALGAYLRWKLDETPLFKQIKERGDVPRVPLLEVFGKYWKWVVVGTVIAAGHAVLAYTSTGYIFTFLAQVPKWNPVEANLIVGAAALAQLPLYIFAAWLGDKLGRRAVYVVGLAIGLATYYPLYVLLSTTKNIALASLYVFVLIGATAFTFSMLGTALAELFPTRVRYSGLSTAFNLGIGFFGGFTPSIVQAIGVALGNPLAGVALYTYLVALAVALFALPETKDKSLA, from the coding sequence TTGAGGTTCGTAATCGCGGCTTCGAGTATAGGCACGTTGATAGAATGGTACGACTTTTTCGCCTACGCCTCACTTTCCAGCTTCATAGCGGCTATGTTCTTCCCTAGGGGGAATCCAGTGGCCGCTCTGATATACACCTGGCTGGTATTCGCCACGGGCTTCGCCGTGAGGCCCATCGGCGCCTTTCTCTTCGGACACTTCGGCGATAGGGCCGGCCGTAAGTCCACCTTCCTGGCCACCTTGGTGCTGATGGGCCTCTCCACAGCCGCCATGGGGCTCATACCCACCTACGCCCAGATAGGAATCGCCGCCACGGCCCTCCTCGCGGCCTTCAGGATATTACAGGGCGTGGCTCTAGGCGGCGAGTACGGGGGCGCCGTCACCTACGTCATGGAGCACGTGCCTGAGGGGAGGAGGGCCTTCTATACGGGCTTCGTCGCGGCGACACCGCCGTTGGGCCTCGGCCTCTCTTCCTTCACAGTGGTGGCCTCGGCGTCTCTATTGCCTCAAGCGGCCTTCAACGCCTGGGGCTGGAGGGTCCCCTTCCTCTTCGCTCTGGTCCTGACGGCGCTCGGCGCCTATTTGAGGTGGAAGCTCGACGAGACGCCGCTGTTCAAACAGATAAAGGAGAGGGGAGACGTGCCCAGAGTGCCGCTGTTAGAGGTATTCGGCAAGTACTGGAAGTGGGTAGTCGTGGGGACCGTCATAGCGGCCGGCCACGCAGTGCTCGCCTACACCTCCACTGGCTATATCTTCACCTTTTTGGCTCAAGTGCCCAAGTGGAACCCCGTCGAGGCGAACCTAATAGTGGGCGCCGCCGCGTTGGCCCAACTGCCTCTCTACATATTCGCCGCATGGCTCGGCGACAAGCTGGGCCGGAGGGCCGTATACGTGGTAGGCCTCGCCATCGGCCTCGCCACCTACTATCCCCTATATGTCCTCCTCTCGACCACAAAAAACATCGCGTTGGCCTCCCTCTACGTCTTCGTCTTAATTGGAGCCACCGCGTTTACCTTCAGCATGTTGGGCACGGCGCTGGCGGAGCTCTTCCCCACTAGGGTGAGGTACAGCGGCCTCTCCACCGCCTTCAATTTGGGCATAGGCTTCTTCGGGGGCTTCACCCCCTCTATAGTCCAGGCGATTGGCGTGGCCTTGGGGAACCCCCTGGCCGGAGTGGCGCTGTATACCTATCTAGTCGCCCTCGCCGTGGCGTTATTCGCACTGCCCGAAACCAAAGACAAAAGCCTCGCCTAA